One Streptomyces umbrinus genomic window, CCAGCATGAGGACGTCGCTGACGCCTCGGGTCTTGATCTCGGTGAGGATGTGTAGCCAGTGCTTGGCGCCCTCGCCGCCGTCGCCGGCCCACAGCCCCAGGATCTCCCGTCGGCCCTCAGCGGTGACGGCCAGGGCGACATAGATGGGCCGGTTGGCGACCGCGCCGTCGCGGATCTTGACGTGGATGGCGTCGATGAAGACGACCGGATAGACCGCTTGAATTCCATCGATGGTTGCGAACGCCCCGGAAGGAGATCGTTCGCATGCCTCGTGGAGGAGCCAACCGCAAGCCCACTGCCGCCGGGCGGCAGTACTTCGAGCTGGTGCGTCAGGGGTTGAAGGGAGCCGCGGCAGCCCGCCAAGTGGGCGTATCCACCAGCTGCGGATCCAAGTGGTTCATCGAAGCTGGAAGCATGATCATCCCCGATGTCTCCATCTCGCCACGCTTCCTCACCCAGGACGACCGCATCGCCATCGCCGACGGCTTGCGCGCCGGGAAGCCGCCCACCGCGATCGCCGCCGCGATCGGGAAGAGCACGTCCACCGTCTACCGGGAGATCGCCCGGGGAAAGAAGGACGACGGAAGCTACGACCCCTGGTGGGCGCAGAATCAAGCACTGCTGCGCAGGCAGCGTCCGAAGACCGAGAAGATCCGCGACCATGCTCCGTTGCGCAGCGTGGTCCGCGAGAAAATCGACGAGAAGTGGTCGCCGCAGCAGATCTCACGCTACCTCCGGCGGCAGTACCCCGACGAGCCGCAGATGCACGCTTGCGCCGAGACGATCTATCGCGGACTCTTCGCCGGACTCCTGGGCCGGCGTCAGGGCCGGCTGCGGACCGGGCGAACGCGACGCAAGAAGCAGCGCCGGGGCGTTCCGTCACCCAACAAGATCAAGAACATGACCTTGATCTGCGACCGCCCCGCCATAGTCAACGAGCGCTCCAGGCCAGGAGATTGGGAGGGCGACCTCATCATCGGACGTGGTCAGCGCTCAGCGATCGGGACGATGGTCGACCGGGCCACCCGCTTCGTCCGTCTGATCCATCTCCCTGACGGGTGGAAGGCCGGCTCAATGCGTGACGCCCTCACCACACAGACCGCAGATCTCCCGGCGACGGTGCGCAGGACCCTCACCTGGGACCAGGGCCGCGAGCTCGTACTGCACGAAGAGATAGAGCAGCTGACGGGGTTCCAGATCTACTTCTGCGACCCGCATTCGCCATGGCAGCGCGGGACCAACGAAAACACCAACGGCCTGCTGCGGCAGTACTTTCCCAAAGGTTCCGACCTCGCCGTCCACGACATCCGCAACCTGAGGGACGTCACCCGTCAACTCAACGACAGGCCCCGAATGGCCCTCGGCGACCGCACCCCGAAAGAGACCATGCAAGACTGGGGCATAGCATTGCAATAAGGTCAATTCGCAACCATCACGCGAAACCGCCCCGGGTCGAGGGGGCGGCTCTGCCATTCGGCCATGCCCTCGAGGACCTTGTCGGTGATGGTGGAGATGGTCTGGCGGGAGACCTCGGCGCCATAGACCTCCGCGAGGTGGGCCTGGACCTCGCCGGTGGTCAGGCCCTTCGCGGCCAGCGAGATGACCATCTCGTCGACGCCGGTCAGGCGCTTCTGCCGCTTCTTGACGATCTTGGGTTCGAAGGAGCCCTCGCGGTCGCGGGGCACGGTTATCTCCACCGGGCCCACGTCGGTCAGCACGGTCTTGGAGCGTTTGCCGTTGCGGGAGTTGCCGCCGTTCTTGCCGGCCACATCATGCTTGTCATAGCCGAGGTGGTCGGTGATCTCGCCCTCCAGGGCGGACTCCAGCAGCCGCTTGGTCAGCTGCTGGAGTAGCCCGCCCTCGCCGGTCAGCTGCAGACCCTCGGCCTGGGCCCGGTGCACCAGCTCGTCGATCAACTGGTCGTCCACGGCCTTCGCCGACACCGCCCCTGCCGACTCGACAGACTTGGGATCGGTCACGTTCTCGCTGGTCATCGATGCATCTTCCATGATCGGGAGTTACACCGAACGTCTTACAGTCCCCCGGCTGTGGCGGGGATGGCGTTGTCGATGAGGACGGCGGCGACGGCGGCGGCGGCGGGGAAGGCGTCGGCGTTGAGGACCCGGGTGCGGGCCGCGGCGCCGTCGATGAGCAGCGCGAGCTGCTCGCCGAGTTGTTCAGGGTCGGCGGCGCCGGCTTCGCGGGCGGTGTCGGCGAGCCGCGCGGCGACGGCTTTCTTGTAGTCGCGTGCGTACTGGGATGCGGGGTGCTGGGGGTCGTGGAGTTCGACGGCGGCGGCGATGTAGGGGCACAGGGGGGTGGTGGGGGGGATGTCGAAGGCGGCGAGGAGCCGTTCGCGGGGCGTGAGGTCGGTGCGGTCGAACACGCCGGACAGAACGGAGGGGTCGAACCGGCGCAGGTACTCGGCGACGAGTTCGTCCTTGCCGGTGAAGTGCTGGTAGGCCGTGCGCTTGGACACCTGGGCCGCCGCGCAGAGCTCGTTCATGCCGGTGCGGTTGATGCCCTGCTCGCGGAACAGCTGCTGGGACGCGCTGATGATGCGTTCGCGGGCGCCCCGGCCGCGGCGGCGGCCCGTGGGGCCCTTCTCCAACTCCGTCATGGCTCCATCCTACCGCGGCTAGGTAACGCCCGGTGTACATAGTTTGCGTCCCAGTCACTCGCCCCGTACCTTAAACAAACAGAGCGGTGTACATAACGACATCGCCACAGGTACACACGTCACCACTGACTCAAGGGAACGATCATGGGAAAGCTTGACGGCAAGGTCGCGGTCATCACCGGCGGCACCACCGGTATGGCGCTGGCCGGCGCGAAGCTGTTCGTCGACGAGGGAGCGCACGTCTTCATCACCGGCCGCCGCCAGGAGGCCCTGGACGAGGCCGTGAAGCAGATCGGCCGCAACGTCACCGGCGTCCAGGGCGACGCCGCCGACCTGGACGACCTGGACCGCCTGTACGACACCGTCAAGCGGGAGAAGGGAAGCCTCGACGTACTGTGGGCCAGCGCCGGCGGCGGCGAGCCCGCCCCGCTCGGCGAGATCACCGAGGCCCAGTTCGACACCTGGTTCGGGCTCAACGCCCGCGGCACCCTGTTCACCGTCCAGAAGGCCCTCCCGCTCTTCAACGACGGCGGCTCCATCCTCATGACCGGCTCCAACGCCTCCCTCGGTGCCTTTCCCGGCTGGAGCGTCTACGCCGGCAGCAAGGCCGTCCAGCAGGCCTGGGCCCGAATCTGGCTCAACGAACTCAAGGACCGCCGCATCCGCGTCAACGTCCTGACCCCCGGCCAGGTCGCCACCGCCAAGCAGAAAGAACTCTTCGACGAGGCCACCAAGCGCCAGTTCGAGTCCCTCATCCCCCGCGGCCAGATGGGCCGCCCCGACGAAATCGCCACCGCCGCCCTCTTCCTCGCCTCCGACGACTCCAGCTACGTCAACGGCATGGAACTCGTCGCCGACGGCGGCACCACCGCCATCTAAACCGAACAACACACAACCAGGGCAGGACATCTCATGAGCAACATCAGCATCATCGGCACCGGGAACATGGCCCGCACCATCGGCGCGCGGGCGGTGGCGGGCGGCAACACCGTCGAGGTCATGGGCCGCGATCAGTCCAAGGCCGCTGACCTGGCCAAGGCTCTCGGCGACGGCACCACGACGGGAGAATGGGGCACCGTTCCGGCCGGGGGCATCGTCATCGTGGCCCTGCTGTACGACGGTGTCGTGCCGGTCGTCGCCGAGTACGGAG contains:
- a CDS encoding TetR/AcrR family transcriptional regulator gives rise to the protein MTELEKGPTGRRRGRGARERIISASQQLFREQGINRTGMNELCAAAQVSKRTAYQHFTGKDELVAEYLRRFDPSVLSGVFDRTDLTPRERLLAAFDIPPTTPLCPYIAAAVELHDPQHPASQYARDYKKAVAARLADTAREAGAADPEQLGEQLALLIDGAAARTRVLNADAFPAAAAVAAVLIDNAIPATAGGL
- a CDS encoding IS30 family transposase — its product is MPRGGANRKPTAAGRQYFELVRQGLKGAAAARQVGVSTSCGSKWFIEAGSMIIPDVSISPRFLTQDDRIAIADGLRAGKPPTAIAAAIGKSTSTVYREIARGKKDDGSYDPWWAQNQALLRRQRPKTEKIRDHAPLRSVVREKIDEKWSPQQISRYLRRQYPDEPQMHACAETIYRGLFAGLLGRRQGRLRTGRTRRKKQRRGVPSPNKIKNMTLICDRPAIVNERSRPGDWEGDLIIGRGQRSAIGTMVDRATRFVRLIHLPDGWKAGSMRDALTTQTADLPATVRRTLTWDQGRELVLHEEIEQLTGFQIYFCDPHSPWQRGTNENTNGLLRQYFPKGSDLAVHDIRNLRDVTRQLNDRPRMALGDRTPKETMQDWGIALQ
- a CDS encoding transposase, which produces MTSENVTDPKSVESAGAVSAKAVDDQLIDELVHRAQAEGLQLTGEGGLLQQLTKRLLESALEGEITDHLGYDKHDVAGKNGGNSRNGKRSKTVLTDVGPVEITVPRDREGSFEPKIVKKRQKRLTGVDEMVISLAAKGLTTGEVQAHLAEVYGAEVSRQTISTITDKVLEGMAEWQSRPLDPGRFRVMVAN
- a CDS encoding SDR family NAD(P)-dependent oxidoreductase, which gives rise to MGKLDGKVAVITGGTTGMALAGAKLFVDEGAHVFITGRRQEALDEAVKQIGRNVTGVQGDAADLDDLDRLYDTVKREKGSLDVLWASAGGGEPAPLGEITEAQFDTWFGLNARGTLFTVQKALPLFNDGGSILMTGSNASLGAFPGWSVYAGSKAVQQAWARIWLNELKDRRIRVNVLTPGQVATAKQKELFDEATKRQFESLIPRGQMGRPDEIATAALFLASDDSSYVNGMELVADGGTTAI